ACATTCGCGGGCACCTTCGGCCTGTTCCTGGGAGGCATGGCCCTGTTCCTGCGCGTACTCCCCGCGATTTCCATGTCCGAAATGCGCGAACTCCTTGACCGGCAGGAGAGGGGGGAAACGGCATGACCGCGGGGCGCGGGCCGGGATATGGGCCGGATGGGCGGGGCCTGGAGCCCGATCTGTATGGAGTCATGGCGGCCTTCGATTCGCCCGAAGCCATCGCCGCCGCCGCCCGGCGCGCGCGCGCGGAAGGCTATTCCTCTCTGGACGCCTTCACGCCATTTCCGGTAGCCGAACTCAAGGAGGCCTTGGGCCATCGCGATCGCAAGGTGCAGGGGACCATGCTGATGGGCGGAATCGCCGGCGGCCTTATCGGACTGGCCCTGCAAACCTATGCCACCGTCCTCCATTATCCCCTCAATGTCGGGGGCCGTCCCGATTTCAGCTGGCCGGCCTATATCATCATCATCTTCGAACTGACGGTGCTGACCTCGGGGCTGTCCGGCCTGATCGCCATCCTCGCCTTCAATGGCTTGCCCAGGCCCCATCATCCCCTGTTCGCCGTACCCGGTTTCGAACGCGCCACGCGCGATCGTTTCTTCCTCCTGATCGAATCGCGCGATCCTCGCTTCGGGGCCGGCACCGCCCGATCCTTCCTATGGGAACTCGG
The genomic region above belongs to Fibrobacterota bacterium and contains:
- a CDS encoding DUF3341 domain-containing protein; amino-acid sequence: MEPDLYGVMAAFDSPEAIAAAARRARAEGYSSLDAFTPFPVAELKEALGHRDRKVQGTMLMGGIAGGLIGLALQTYATVLHYPLNVGGRPDFSWPAYIIIIFELTVLTSGLSGLIAILAFNGLPRPHHPLFAVPGFERATRDRFFLLIESRDPRFGAGTARSFLWELGPAEVIDVAA